The following coding sequences are from one Treponema parvum window:
- a CDS encoding xylulokinase, whose amino-acid sequence MELLKNCSNKSLQGGQNILNFSDRNKTVLCVDIGTSSLKAALITEKGRTKAFSRRSLNHSNSSKISSLWLPALSEAVKSFGDKIKTVAGICVSGNGPTVVSQDSTTLLWNDEIPEEYGRERLGTKSLFIPRLLAFRSKFKLAWENSERIFSGPEYLIYVLTGNAFSILPEKRYVEAYWDEAELRRFKIEPEKLPDFVPPSYLAGNTLSEANLMLGLPRPVPVFCGAPDFIVALIGTDTLSPGKICDCAGSSEGLNLCTGIPLYGDDIRTLPSVIGGLWNAGVLFTKSGRRFSEYKKRFEISEKRQATYAELTERCIKNPSCEGYKIMEALAKEVRNGYEILFAAAKKEGIKIADEIRITGGQAKNPAWLQMKANIVEKTFETCSIPDAELLGDAALAYKGLGLYKTIQEAASSIVKGGERYYPRGKS is encoded by the coding sequence GTGGAATTATTGAAAAACTGCTCAAATAAATCATTGCAGGGCGGACAAAACATTCTTAACTTTTCAGACCGAAATAAAACGGTATTGTGCGTAGACATCGGAACATCGTCGCTCAAAGCCGCCCTTATTACCGAAAAAGGCCGTACAAAGGCTTTTTCCCGCCGAAGTTTAAATCATTCAAACAGCTCTAAAATTTCTTCTTTATGGCTCCCCGCCCTGTCGGAAGCGGTAAAAAGTTTCGGCGATAAAATAAAGACGGTTGCGGGAATCTGCGTTTCGGGGAACGGGCCTACCGTCGTATCACAGGACTCAACTACGCTTTTGTGGAACGACGAAATTCCTGAAGAATACGGCAGGGAACGGCTGGGAACGAAATCGCTTTTTATCCCCAGGCTTTTAGCTTTCCGTAGTAAATTCAAACTCGCGTGGGAAAATTCCGAAAGAATTTTCTCAGGCCCCGAATACTTAATCTACGTTTTGACAGGCAACGCTTTTTCCATACTGCCCGAAAAACGCTATGTTGAGGCGTATTGGGACGAGGCGGAACTGCGGCGTTTTAAAATCGAGCCTGAAAAACTGCCTGACTTTGTGCCGCCGTCCTATCTTGCAGGCAACACCCTTTCAGAGGCGAACCTCATGCTGGGCCTGCCACGCCCTGTCCCGGTCTTTTGCGGAGCGCCGGATTTTATAGTTGCGCTCATAGGAACCGATACCTTGTCGCCCGGAAAAATCTGCGACTGCGCCGGTTCAAGCGAAGGTTTAAATCTTTGCACCGGAATTCCTTTATACGGCGACGATATAAGAACTCTTCCGTCCGTAATCGGCGGACTTTGGAATGCGGGAGTATTGTTTACAAAAAGCGGACGGCGCTTTTCCGAATACAAAAAGCGGTTTGAAATATCGGAAAAAAGGCAAGCGACTTATGCGGAACTGACGGAGCGCTGCATCAAAAATCCTTCCTGCGAAGGTTATAAAATAATGGAAGCTCTTGCAAAAGAAGTTCGAAACGGATATGAAATTCTTTTTGCAGCGGCAAAAAAAGAAGGAATAAAAATCGCCGACGAAATCAGGATTACCGGCGGACAAGCGAAAAACCCCGCGTGGCTTCAGATGAAAGCAAACATCGTCGAAAAAACATTTGAAACGTGCTCGATTCCCGATGCGGAACTTTTAGGCGACGCCGCCCTTGCCTATAAGGGGCTGGGGCTTTATAAAACAATTCAGGAAGCCGCTTCTTCAATCGTAAAAGGCGGAGAAAGATATTATCCGAGAGGGAAGTCGTGA
- a CDS encoding HAD family hydrolase, with amino-acid sequence MKIYKIPKELKTVIFDIDSTLYTNPAYEKNQQDVIIIKYGQEAGISQEEAQKRIAHYRKKFAEQNHGQKISLGNTLAALGIPISRTIEWRKNLIRPENFLSEDKKLQTVVKELNERFSLICVTNNPVVCARKTLDILGISSFIPEVIGIDICGVSKPAKEPFLLAAEKTNANPQNCLAVGDRYDIDVALPLELGMGGITVESVNDVYRLSDILSADTYR; translated from the coding sequence GTGAAAATTTATAAAATTCCTAAAGAACTTAAAACCGTGATCTTCGACATTGATTCCACGCTGTACACAAATCCCGCTTATGAAAAAAATCAGCAGGACGTAATAATAATAAAATACGGGCAAGAAGCAGGAATTTCACAAGAAGAAGCGCAAAAGCGTATTGCACACTACCGTAAAAAATTTGCCGAACAAAATCACGGTCAAAAGATCAGCTTGGGAAACACCTTAGCCGCGTTGGGAATCCCTATTTCGCGTACGATCGAATGGCGAAAAAATTTGATCCGTCCTGAAAATTTTCTTTCGGAAGACAAAAAATTACAAACCGTCGTCAAAGAATTGAACGAACGTTTTTCTCTTATATGTGTTACAAATAACCCTGTCGTCTGCGCCCGTAAGACATTGGATATTCTGGGAATTTCTTCTTTTATCCCCGAAGTCATAGGTATTGACATATGCGGAGTTTCAAAGCCGGCAAAAGAGCCGTTTTTGCTTGCAGCCGAAAAGACAAATGCAAACCCTCAAAACTGTCTTGCCGTAGGCGACCGTTACGACATCGACGTAGCTCTTCCTTTGGAACTCGGTATGGGCGGCATTACCGTCGAAAGCGTAAACGACGTGTACCGGCTTTCGGATATTCTGTCCGCCGATACATATCGCTGA
- the uxuA gene encoding mannonate dehydratase, with product MKMTLRWYGSKFDTVTLQQIRQIPGVSGVITTLYDMPAGELWPEDRIKSIKAEVEASGLKIEGIESVNIHDAIKIGNDKRDKYIDNYIKTLENLGKHGIDIVCYNFMPVFDWTRTDLAKVRPDGSTVLAYDQKKVDEIDPQTFFDQTNASSGGFAMPGWEPERLAHVKELFEAYKSVDEEKLFNNLVYFLKAIRPVCEKYGIKMAIHPDDPAWPVFGLPRIITGLEKIQRVMKAVDAPFNGLTFCAGSLGSNPKNDLPAIIRALPGRIHFAHVRNLHHFGPGVFEEAAHLSCDGSFDLYEMCKALYDINFKGPIRPDHGRMIWGEKAMPGYGLYDRALGASYIEGLWEAIEKSSRKN from the coding sequence ATGAAAATGACACTGCGCTGGTACGGTTCAAAATTCGACACCGTTACCTTACAGCAAATCAGGCAGATACCCGGCGTTTCCGGAGTTATCACAACCTTATACGACATGCCGGCCGGCGAATTATGGCCTGAAGACAGAATAAAGTCTATAAAGGCCGAAGTAGAAGCTTCCGGACTTAAAATCGAAGGAATTGAAAGCGTAAATATTCACGACGCCATAAAGATCGGGAACGACAAGCGCGATAAATACATCGACAATTACATCAAGACCTTGGAAAATTTGGGCAAACATGGAATCGACATTGTGTGCTATAACTTTATGCCGGTCTTCGACTGGACTCGCACGGATTTGGCAAAGGTACGCCCCGACGGTTCTACCGTTTTAGCTTACGACCAAAAAAAAGTCGACGAAATCGATCCTCAAACATTCTTCGACCAGACAAACGCATCGTCCGGCGGATTTGCAATGCCGGGCTGGGAACCGGAGCGGCTTGCTCATGTAAAAGAGCTTTTTGAAGCGTACAAATCGGTCGACGAAGAAAAATTGTTTAACAACCTTGTTTACTTTTTAAAAGCCATACGGCCCGTGTGCGAAAAATACGGAATTAAAATGGCTATCCACCCGGACGATCCCGCATGGCCCGTATTCGGACTGCCGCGCATTATCACAGGCCTTGAAAAAATCCAAAGGGTGATGAAGGCTGTGGACGCTCCATTTAACGGATTGACTTTCTGCGCAGGCTCTTTAGGTTCCAATCCTAAAAACGACCTTCCCGCCATTATCCGCGCTCTTCCCGGACGCATCCATTTTGCGCACGTGCGTAACCTTCACCACTTCGGCCCCGGAGTTTTCGAAGAAGCGGCTCACCTTTCCTGCGACGGTTCTTTTGACCTGTATGAAATGTGCAAGGCCCTTTACGACATAAACTTCAAAGGCCCGATCCGTCCGGATCACGGCCGCATGATATGGGGAGAAAAGGCTATGCCGGGCTACGGTCTTTACGACAGAGCTTTGGGAGCTTCTTATATAGAAGGTCTATGGGAAGCGATAGAAAAAAGCAGCCGCAAAAACTAA
- a CDS encoding IclR family transcriptional regulator produces the protein MANRKDDNSKYNVKIVSRCLSIFDFAAQNDGPFSVQQIMTALDLNTNMAYRLLTTMTTAGYLEKDENTSLYTASLKFVHLFNRALSSLDIRKIALPYMEMLSKHFPKANINLALLFNYEVLQTDRIDSQSDLRTYFTPGKKIPFYASGLGKVLASELYPEEIEKMIDKVGGFKDLTVHTIVDHSLLMAELKKVREQGYAIDRQELILHDNCNAAPIRNSAGKIIAAVSMSAFDNAITSEEMDANIHFVCDTARQISYFLGYTGV, from the coding sequence ATGGCTAACAGAAAAGACGATAACAGTAAATACAATGTAAAAATAGTTTCTAGATGTCTTTCGATTTTTGACTTTGCGGCGCAGAACGACGGCCCGTTTTCAGTTCAGCAGATAATGACGGCGTTGGATCTTAATACCAACATGGCGTACAGACTTCTTACCACTATGACGACGGCCGGTTATTTGGAAAAGGATGAAAACACAAGCCTGTACACCGCGTCGCTCAAATTCGTTCATCTGTTCAACAGGGCGCTGTCTTCTCTGGATATAAGGAAGATCGCTCTGCCTTATATGGAAATGCTGAGCAAGCATTTTCCCAAGGCGAATATAAATTTGGCGCTTTTGTTTAATTACGAAGTTCTTCAGACTGACAGAATAGACAGTCAGTCCGATTTGCGCACTTATTTTACTCCGGGAAAGAAAATTCCGTTTTACGCTTCGGGGCTTGGTAAGGTTTTAGCTTCGGAATTATATCCTGAAGAGATAGAAAAGATGATAGACAAAGTCGGCGGCTTTAAGGATCTTACGGTACACACTATCGTCGACCATAGTTTACTTATGGCGGAATTGAAAAAGGTTCGCGAACAGGGGTACGCGATCGACAGGCAGGAGCTCATTCTTCACGACAACTGCAACGCGGCTCCCATAAGAAATTCCGCAGGAAAGATAATAGCTGCGGTAAGCATGAGCGCGTTCGACAACGCCATAACAAGCGAAGAAATGGACGCAAACATTCATTTTGTGTGCGACACGGCGCGCCAGATTTCTTATTTTTTAGGTTATACCGGAGTATAG
- a CDS encoding enolase C-terminal domain-like protein, producing MTNDNTPVITEMRVYPVAGYDSMLLSLSGAHAPFFTRNIVIIKDNAGHTGIGEVHGGEAITKYLEDAVSLVEGQPVCKYKTVIGRLKNIHNERAKNSDGIQNLDLTKLKDVVHAESAVEAALLDLWGQFLGLPVCELLGEGKQRDDVVVLGYLFYQADGRKFDADYITEDNAPNVWFRQRRKPAMDTQGILRQAHAAKEYYGFKDFKLKGGVLSGEKEMEAIAALGKEFPDARINIDPNGAWKLEEAVRLCKGSCLTYAEDPCGTESGYSGRETMAEFKMRTGIPTATNMIATDWRQFYHAVVEKSVDIVLADPHFWTMADSVRIGQVLHDWGLTWGCHSNNHFDISLAIFAQTAAACPSVTAMDTHWIWQDGQHLTKNPYKIANGKIHIPEASGFGLELDMDAVLKAHALYKKLPYGDRRDGVGMQYLIPGWKFDSKMPCMVR from the coding sequence ATGACAAACGACAATACTCCTGTGATAACCGAAATGAGAGTATATCCGGTTGCAGGATATGACAGCATGCTCCTTTCATTGAGCGGGGCTCACGCTCCTTTTTTTACGAGGAACATTGTTATAATAAAAGATAACGCCGGGCACACGGGGATAGGCGAAGTTCACGGAGGAGAAGCTATCACAAAGTACCTTGAAGACGCCGTTTCTCTGGTTGAAGGACAGCCCGTATGCAAGTATAAAACCGTAATCGGCAGGCTTAAAAACATTCACAACGAACGAGCAAAAAACAGCGACGGCATACAGAACCTCGATCTTACGAAGCTTAAAGACGTTGTCCACGCGGAATCGGCGGTTGAGGCGGCTCTTTTGGATCTTTGGGGGCAGTTTTTGGGGCTTCCGGTATGCGAATTGCTGGGCGAAGGCAAGCAGCGCGACGACGTCGTAGTGCTCGGTTACCTGTTTTATCAAGCCGACGGAAGAAAATTTGACGCGGATTACATCACCGAGGATAACGCTCCGAATGTGTGGTTTCGCCAGCGCCGTAAACCCGCTATGGATACTCAAGGAATACTTCGGCAGGCTCACGCCGCAAAAGAGTACTACGGATTTAAAGATTTTAAACTTAAAGGCGGAGTTCTTTCAGGCGAAAAGGAAATGGAAGCGATTGCGGCTCTGGGAAAAGAATTCCCCGATGCGCGCATAAACATCGATCCGAACGGAGCTTGGAAACTTGAAGAAGCCGTACGGCTTTGCAAGGGCAGCTGCCTGACGTATGCGGAAGATCCCTGCGGCACGGAAAGCGGATATTCCGGGCGCGAGACTATGGCGGAATTTAAAATGCGGACGGGAATTCCGACTGCAACGAACATGATCGCTACGGACTGGCGGCAATTTTATCATGCCGTCGTGGAAAAATCCGTAGACATAGTTTTGGCGGATCCTCATTTTTGGACTATGGCCGATTCCGTCCGTATAGGGCAAGTACTCCACGACTGGGGTCTTACGTGGGGTTGCCATTCGAACAACCATTTCGATATTTCGCTTGCGATCTTTGCACAAACGGCGGCAGCTTGTCCGAGCGTTACCGCAATGGACACTCACTGGATCTGGCAGGACGGTCAGCACCTCACAAAAAATCCTTATAAGATCGCGAACGGTAAAATTCACATACCCGAAGCGAGCGGTTTCGGACTTGAACTTGACATGGATGCGGTTTTAAAAGCGCATGCGTTGTATAAAAAGCTGCCTTACGGCGACAGGCGAGACGGAGTGGGAATGCAGTATCTCATACCCGGCTGGAAATTCGATTCCAAAATGCCTTGTATGGTACGCTAG